From Candidatus Palauibacter soopunensis, one genomic window encodes:
- the dcm gene encoding DNA (cytosine-5-)-methyltransferase translates to MSGFRFIDLFAGIGGLRRPFDEIGGRCVFTSEWDRFCEQTYAANFPSGDGHQFVGDIRAYSSLPEMIPEHDVVLAGFPCQPFSIAGVSKKNALGRPHGFLCDTQGTLFYDLAKIIAHHRPSAFLLENVKNLKGHDRGRTFATIMHVLETELDYNVSTRIVDASPWVPQRRERVFIVGFEKETDFDFADLEIPGGDPPTLGSILDSEVDPKYTLSDHLWTYLQDYKRKHRAAGNGFGCSVFGPGDVARTLSARYYKDGSEILIRQNGRPRRLTPRECARLMGFDGPGGTRFKIPVSDTQAYRQFGNAVVVPVVRAIARLMAPHIDGATA, encoded by the coding sequence ATGAGCGGGTTCCGGTTCATCGACCTGTTCGCGGGCATCGGGGGTCTCCGGCGTCCCTTCGACGAGATTGGTGGACGGTGTGTGTTCACGTCCGAGTGGGACAGGTTCTGCGAACAGACCTATGCGGCCAACTTCCCGTCGGGCGACGGACACCAGTTCGTCGGCGACATCCGCGCCTACTCCTCGCTTCCGGAGATGATTCCCGAGCACGATGTCGTGTTGGCCGGCTTCCCGTGCCAGCCCTTCTCCATCGCCGGGGTCTCCAAGAAGAACGCGCTGGGGCGGCCCCACGGCTTTCTGTGCGACACGCAGGGGACACTCTTCTACGATCTGGCGAAGATCATCGCCCATCATCGTCCGTCCGCCTTCCTTCTGGAGAACGTCAAGAATCTGAAGGGTCACGATCGGGGACGGACGTTCGCCACCATCATGCACGTCTTGGAGACCGAACTGGATTACAACGTCAGCACGAGGATCGTGGACGCCTCCCCGTGGGTGCCGCAGAGGCGCGAGCGGGTGTTCATCGTGGGCTTCGAGAAGGAAACCGACTTCGACTTCGCCGACCTGGAGATCCCAGGCGGCGATCCTCCCACCCTTGGGAGCATTCTCGACAGCGAAGTCGATCCGAAGTACACCCTGAGCGACCACCTCTGGACCTACCTCCAAGACTACAAGAGGAAGCACCGGGCGGCCGGAAACGGATTCGGCTGCTCGGTGTTCGGGCCGGGGGACGTGGCGCGGACTCTTTCGGCCCGCTACTACAAGGACGGATCCGAAATCCTCATCCGGCAGAACGGCCGCCCGCGCCGGCTGACCCCGCGGGAATGCGCGCGGCTGATGGGGTTCGACGGGCCGGGCGGGACGAGGTTCAAGATCCCGGTATCGGACACGCAAGCCTACCGCCAATTCGGCAACGCGGTCGTGGTCCCCGTGGTCCGCGCCATCGCCCGGCTCATGGCCCCCCACATCGATGGCGCGACCGCATGA